One part of the Arabidopsis thaliana chromosome 4, partial sequence genome encodes these proteins:
- a CDS encoding Quinone reductase family protein (Quinone reductase family protein; FUNCTIONS IN: oxidoreductase activity, FMN binding; INVOLVED IN: negative regulation of transcription; LOCATED IN: plasma membrane; EXPRESSED IN: 21 plant structures; EXPRESSED DURING: 13 growth stages; CONTAINS InterPro DOMAIN/s: Flavoprotein WrbA (InterPro:IPR010089), NADPH-dependent FMN reductase (InterPro:IPR005025), Flavodoxin/nitric oxide synthase (InterPro:IPR008254); BEST Arabidopsis thaliana protein match is: flavodoxin-like quinone reductase 1 (TAIR:AT5G54500.1); Has 3487 Blast hits to 3484 proteins in 1099 species: Archae - 83; Bacteria - 2629; Metazoa - 2; Fungi - 274; Plants - 205; Viruses - 1; Other Eukaryotes - 293 (source: NCBI BLink).) produces MATKVYIVYYSMYGHVEKLAQEIRKGAASVDGVEAILWQVPETLQEDVLSKMSAPPKSDAPIITPNELAEADGFIFGFPTRFGMMAAQFKAFLDATGGLWRTQQLAGKPAGIFYSTGSQGGGQETTALTAITQLVHHGMIFVPIGYTFGAGMFEMENVKGGSPYGAGTFAGDGSRQPTELELGQAFHQGKYIAAISKKLKGPAAA; encoded by the exons ATGGCGACCAAAGTTTACATAGT GTACTACTCAATGTATGGTCATGTGGAGAAATTAGCTCAAGAGATTAGGAAAGGTGCTGCTTCTGTTGATGGTGTTGAAGCCATACTCTGGCAG GTACCCGAAACGCTCCAAGAAGATGTGCTCTCTAAAATGAGTGCACCACCAAAGAGTGATGCTCCTATTATCACCCCAAACGAGCTCGCTGAGGCTGATGGATTTATCTTCGGCTTCCCAACGAGGTTTGGTATGATGGCTGCTCAGTTCAAGGCATTTTTAGATGCGACCGGCGGCCTTTGGAGGACTCAGCAACTCGCCGGTAAACCAGCCGGAATCTTCTACAGCACAGGGTCCCAAGGTGGTGGTCAAGAAACCACCGC ATTAACTGCCATTACTCAGCTGGTTCATCACGGGATGATCTTTGTCCCGATTGGCTACACATTTGGTGCCGGAATGTTTGAGATGGAAAATGTGAAAGGTGGAAGCCCGTACGGGGCGGGAACATTTGCCGGAGATGGGTCGAGACAGCCAACGGAACTGGAGTTGGGGCAAGCATTTCACCAAGGGAAGTACATTGCCGCCATAAGTAAGAAGCTCAAGGGACCTGCTGCTGCTTAG
- a CDS encoding Calcium-binding EF-hand family protein (Calcium-binding EF-hand family protein; FUNCTIONS IN: calcium ion binding; INVOLVED IN: response to karrikin; EXPRESSED IN: 23 plant structures; EXPRESSED DURING: 13 growth stages; CONTAINS InterPro DOMAIN/s: EF-Hand 1, calcium-binding site (InterPro:IPR018247), EF-HAND 2 (InterPro:IPR018249), EF-hand-like domain (InterPro:IPR011992); BEST Arabidopsis thaliana protein match is: pinoid-binding protein 1 (TAIR:AT5G54490.1); Has 1807 Blast hits to 1807 proteins in 277 species: Archae - 0; Bacteria - 0; Metazoa - 736; Fungi - 347; Plants - 385; Viruses - 0; Other Eukaryotes - 339 (source: NCBI BLink).), which produces MASPKSPTRPTQQNPQPNFHDFLPTMAGNLGGEGLIGELCNGFELLMDREKGVITFESLRRNAAAVLGLGDLTDEDVRCMIKEGDFDCDGALNQMEFCVLMFRLSPDLMEASRCLVTEVIEEEFGFTRRH; this is translated from the coding sequence ATGGCGTCACCAAAGTCACCCACAAGACCAACCCAACAAAACCCACAACCCAATTTCCACGATTTTCTTCCTACCATGGCCGGAAACCTAGGCGGTGAAGGTCTGATCGGAGAGCTATGCAACGGCTTCGAGCTTTTGATGGACAGAGAGAAAGGTGTCATCACGTTCGAGAGTCTCCGACGTAACGCTGCGGCGGTTCTGGGTTTAGGAGATTTGACTGATGAAGATGTCCGGTGTATGATTAAAGAAGGTGATTTTGACTGCGACGGTGCGTTGAATCAGATGGAGTTTTGTGTGTTGATGTTTAGGCTTAGCCCTGATTTGATGGAAGCGTCGCGGTGTCTCGTCACGGAGGTCATTGAGGAGGAGTTTGGCTTCACGCGCCGGCATTGA
- a CDS encoding S-locus lectin protein kinase family protein: protein MEATNVLHLLIISLFSTILLAQATDILIANQTLKDGDTIVSQGGSFEVGFFSPGGSRNRYLGIWYKKISLQTVVWVANRDSPLYDLSGTLKVSENGSLCLFNDRNHIIWSSSSSPSSQKASLRNPIVQILDTGNLVVRNSGDDQDYIWQSLDYPGDMFLPGMKYGLNFVTGLNRFLTSWRAIDDPSTGNYTNKMDPNGVPQFFLKKNSVVVFRTGPWNGLRFTGMPNLKPNPIYRYEYVFTEEEVYYTYKLENPSVLTRMQLNPNGALQRYTWVDNLQSWNFYLSAMMDSCDQYTLCGSYGSCNINESPACRCLKGFVAKTPQAWVAGDWSEGCVRRVKLDCGKGEDGFLKISKLKLPDTRTSWYDKNMDLNECKKVCLRNCTCSAYSPFDIRDGGKGCILWFGDLIDIREYNENGQDLYVRLASSEIDEYNIHYVKGKIRMILIIVLSTALFLFCLCIGLTVFNMKKKKLATKETLQRESSRVSSRKQEEEDLELPFLDLDTVSEATSGFSAGNKLGQGGFGPVYKGTLACGQEVAVKRLSRTSRQGVEEFKNEIKLIAKLQHRNLVKILGYCVDEEERMLIYEYQPNKSLDSFIFDKERRRELDWPKRVEIIKGIARGMLYLHEDSRLRIIHRDLKASNVLLDSDMNAKISDFGLARTLGGDETEANTTRVVGTYGYMSPEYQIDGYFSLKSDVFSFGVLVLEIVSGRRNRGFRNEEHKLNLLGHAWRQFLEDKAYEIIDEAVNESCTDISEVLRVIHIGLLCVQQDPKDRPNMSVVVLMLSSEMLLLDPRQPGFFNERNLLFSDTVSINLEIPSNNFQTMSVIDPR from the exons ATGGAAGCCACTAATGTGCTTCATCTGCTTatcatctctctgttttcgACGATTCTTTTGGCACAAGCAACTGATATCCTCATAGCAAACCAGACTCTAAAAGATGGAGACACCATTGTTTCGCAAGGTGGGAGCTTCGAGGTTGGTTTTTTCTCTCCAGGAGGATCAAGAAATCGTTATCTCGGAATTTGGTACAAGAAAATCTCTCTCCAGACCGTTGTTTGGGTTGCTAACAGAGACTCTCCTCTCTACGATCTCTCAGGAACCCTAAAAGTATCTGAAAATGGGAGCTTATGCCTCTTCAATGACCGGAATCACATCATCtggtcatcatcatcctcaccATCTTCCCAGAAAGCCAGCCTAAGAAACCCAATTGTTCAGATTCTTGATACAGGTAATTTAGTTGTGAGAAACTCAGGGGATGATCAGGATTACATATGGCAGAGTTTAGATTACCCAGGAGATATGTTTCTTCCAGGAATGAAATATGGTCTTAATTTTGTAACCGGTTTAAACCGGTTCTTGACATCTTGGAGAGCAATAGACGATCCATCAACTGGTAACTACACGAATAAAATGGATCCAAACGGTGTTCCGCAGTTTTTCCTGAAGAAAAACTCGGTTGTTGTCTTCAGGACTGGTCCATGGAACGGTCTAAGATTCACCGGTATGCCAAACCTAAAACCTAACCCTATCTATCGGTATGAGTATGTCTTCACGGAGGAAGAAGTTTACTACACTTACAAGCTTGAAAACCCTTCAGTGCTGACAAGAATGCAGCTGAATCCGAATGGAGCTTTGCAACGTTACACTTGGGTCGATAACCTTCAAAGTTGGAACTTCTATTTATCGGCTATGATGGATAGTTGTGATCAATACACGTTGTGTGGCTCTTACGGAAGCTGCAACATCAATGAATCTCCCGCTTGTAGGTGTTTAAAAGGGTTTGTTGCTAAAACTCCACAGGCTTGGGTTGCAGGGGATTGGTCCGAAGGGTGTGTTAGGAGAGTGAAACTGGATTGTGGTAAAGGAGAGGACGGCTTTCTGAAGATTTCAAAGTTGAAGTTACCAGATACAAGAACATCGTGGTATGATAAGAACATGGATTTGAATGAATGCAAAAAGGTATGCTTGAGAAACTGTACATGCTCGGCTTATTCGCCTTTCGACATTAGAGATGGCGGAAAAGGATGTATTCTCTGGTTCGGagatttgattgatataaGAGAGTATAATGAAAACGGACAAGATCTGTATGTGAGGCTTGCTTCTTCTGAGATAG ATGAGTACAATATCCATTACGTGAAGGGAAAGATAAGGATGATACTCATAATAGTATTATCTactgctctgtttcttttttgtctttgcaTTGGTTTGACTGTCTtcaacatgaaaaaaaagaaacttgcaACAAAAG AAACTTTGCAGCGCGAATCATCCCGTGTTTCAAGCAGGaaacaagaggaagaagatcttGAATTACCATTTCTTGATCTTGACACGGTCTCAGAAGCTACAAGTGGATTCTCTGCTGGGAACAAACTTGGACAAGGTGGTTTTGGACCTGTTTAtaag GGAACATTGGCTTGTGGACAAGAAGTTGCTGTAAAAAGGCTATCAAGAACGTCAAGACAAGGGGTAGAAGAATTCAAGAACGAGATCAAGCTGATTGCAAAGCTTCAACACAGAAATCTTGTGAAGATTCTTGGATATTGTGTGGACGAAGAAGAACGAATGCTTATCTACGAGTATCAGCCGAATAAAAGCTTGGATTCTTTCATTTTCGATAAAGAACGACGTAGAGAACTTGATTGGCCTAAACGAGTGGAAATAATCAAAGGGATTGCTCGCGGAATGCTGTATCTCCATGAAGATTCAAGGCTTCGAATCATCCACCGAGATCTCAAAGCAAGCAATGTGTTGCTTGATTCTGATATGAATGCGAAAATATCGGATTTTGGATTGGCTAGAACCTTGGGAGGAGATGAAACTGAAGCAAACACGACCAGAGTGGTTGGAACATA TGGATATATGTCGCCGGAGTATCAAATCGACGGGTATTTCTCATTGAAATCTGATGTATTTAGCTTCGGAGTTTTGGTATTAGAGATAGTGTCAGGAAGAAGAAACCGCGGATTTCGTAATGAAGAACACAAGCTGAACCTTCTTGGACAC GCTTGGAGGCAATTCTTAGAAGATAAGGCATATGAGATAATCGATGAAGCTGTCAATGAGTCATGTACCGATATCTCTGAAGTGTTAAGAGTGATACACATTGGTCTGTTATGTGTACAACAAGATCCTAAAGACAGACCAAACATGTCAGTGGTGGTTTTGATGTTGAGTAGTGAAATGTTGCTTCTTGATCCGAGGCAGCCCGGGTTCTTTAACGAACGAAATCTCTTGTTTTCCGACACTGTGTCGATTAATCTCGAGATTCCTTCCAATAATTTTCAAACCATGAGTGTAATAGATCCTAGGTAA
- a CDS encoding S-locus lectin protein kinase family protein (S-locus lectin protein kinase family protein; FUNCTIONS IN: sugar binding, protein serine/threonine kinase activity, protein kinase activity, ATP binding; INVOLVED IN: protein amino acid phosphorylation, recognition of pollen; LOCATED IN: endomembrane system; CONTAINS InterPro DOMAIN/s: Curculin-like (mannose-binding) lectin (InterPro:IPR001480), Apple-like (InterPro:IPR003609), PAN-2 domain (InterPro:IPR013227), Serine/threonine-protein kinase domain (InterPro:IPR002290), EGF-like, type 3 (InterPro:IPR000742), Serine-threonine/tyrosine-protein kinase (InterPro:IPR001245), Protein kinase-like domain (InterPro:IPR011009), Serine/threonine-protein kinase, active site (InterPro:IPR008271), Protein kinase, catalytic domain (InterPro:IPR000719), S-locus glycoprotein (InterPro:IPR000858), Tyrosine-protein kinase, catalytic domain (InterPro:IPR020635); BEST Arabidopsis thaliana protein match is: receptor kinase 3 (TAIR:AT4G21380.1); Has 125077 Blast hits to 123040 proteins in 4681 species: Archae - 101; Bacteria - 14188; Metazoa - 45583; Fungi - 10059; Plants - 36201; Viruses - 449; Other Eukaryotes - 18496 (source: NCBI BLink).), whose translation MEATNVLHLLIISLFSTILLAQATDILIANQTLKDGDTIVSQGGSFEVGFFSPGGSRNRYLGIWYKKISLQTVVWVANRDSPLYDLSGTLKVSENGSLCLFNDRNHIIWSSSSSPSSQKASLRNPIVQILDTGNLVVRNSGDDQDYIWQSLDYPGDMFLPGMKYGLNFVTGLNRFLTSWRAIDDPSTGNYTNKMDPNGVPQFFLKKNSVVVFRTGPWNGLRFTGMPNLKPNPIYRYEYVFTEEEVYYTYKLENPSVLTRMQLNPNGALQRYTWVDNLQSWNFYLSAMMDSCDQYTLCGSYGSCNINESPACRCLKGFVAKTPQAWVAGDWSEGCVRRVKLDCGKGEDGFLKISKLKLPDTRTSWYDKNMDLNECKKVCLRNCTCSAYSPFDIRDGGKGCILWFGDLIDIREYNENGQDLYVRLASSEIETLQRESSRVSSRKQEEEDLELPFLDLDTVSEATSGFSAGNKLGQGGFGPVYKGTLACGQEVAVKRLSRTSRQGVEEFKNEIKLIAKLQHRNLVKILGYCVDEEERMLIYEYQPNKSLDSFIFDKERRRELDWPKRVEIIKGIARGMLYLHEDSRLRIIHRDLKASNVLLDSDMNAKISDFGLARTLGGDETEANTTRVVGTYGYMSPEYQIDGYFSLKSDVFSFGVLVLEIVSGRRNRGFRNEEHKLNLLGHAWRQFLEDKAYEIIDEAVNESCTDISEVLRVIHIGLLCVQQDPKDRPNMSVVVLMLSSEMLLLDPRQPGFFNERNLLFSDTVSINLEIPSNNFQTMSVIDPR comes from the exons ATGGAAGCCACTAATGTGCTTCATCTGCTTatcatctctctgttttcgACGATTCTTTTGGCACAAGCAACTGATATCCTCATAGCAAACCAGACTCTAAAAGATGGAGACACCATTGTTTCGCAAGGTGGGAGCTTCGAGGTTGGTTTTTTCTCTCCAGGAGGATCAAGAAATCGTTATCTCGGAATTTGGTACAAGAAAATCTCTCTCCAGACCGTTGTTTGGGTTGCTAACAGAGACTCTCCTCTCTACGATCTCTCAGGAACCCTAAAAGTATCTGAAAATGGGAGCTTATGCCTCTTCAATGACCGGAATCACATCATCtggtcatcatcatcctcaccATCTTCCCAGAAAGCCAGCCTAAGAAACCCAATTGTTCAGATTCTTGATACAGGTAATTTAGTTGTGAGAAACTCAGGGGATGATCAGGATTACATATGGCAGAGTTTAGATTACCCAGGAGATATGTTTCTTCCAGGAATGAAATATGGTCTTAATTTTGTAACCGGTTTAAACCGGTTCTTGACATCTTGGAGAGCAATAGACGATCCATCAACTGGTAACTACACGAATAAAATGGATCCAAACGGTGTTCCGCAGTTTTTCCTGAAGAAAAACTCGGTTGTTGTCTTCAGGACTGGTCCATGGAACGGTCTAAGATTCACCGGTATGCCAAACCTAAAACCTAACCCTATCTATCGGTATGAGTATGTCTTCACGGAGGAAGAAGTTTACTACACTTACAAGCTTGAAAACCCTTCAGTGCTGACAAGAATGCAGCTGAATCCGAATGGAGCTTTGCAACGTTACACTTGGGTCGATAACCTTCAAAGTTGGAACTTCTATTTATCGGCTATGATGGATAGTTGTGATCAATACACGTTGTGTGGCTCTTACGGAAGCTGCAACATCAATGAATCTCCCGCTTGTAGGTGTTTAAAAGGGTTTGTTGCTAAAACTCCACAGGCTTGGGTTGCAGGGGATTGGTCCGAAGGGTGTGTTAGGAGAGTGAAACTGGATTGTGGTAAAGGAGAGGACGGCTTTCTGAAGATTTCAAAGTTGAAGTTACCAGATACAAGAACATCGTGGTATGATAAGAACATGGATTTGAATGAATGCAAAAAGGTATGCTTGAGAAACTGTACATGCTCGGCTTATTCGCCTTTCGACATTAGAGATGGCGGAAAAGGATGTATTCTCTGGTTCGGagatttgattgatataaGAGAGTATAATGAAAACGGACAAGATCTGTATGTGAGGCTTGCTTCTTCTGAGATAG AAACTTTGCAGCGCGAATCATCCCGTGTTTCAAGCAGGaaacaagaggaagaagatcttGAATTACCATTTCTTGATCTTGACACGGTCTCAGAAGCTACAAGTGGATTCTCTGCTGGGAACAAACTTGGACAAGGTGGTTTTGGACCTGTTTAtaag GGAACATTGGCTTGTGGACAAGAAGTTGCTGTAAAAAGGCTATCAAGAACGTCAAGACAAGGGGTAGAAGAATTCAAGAACGAGATCAAGCTGATTGCAAAGCTTCAACACAGAAATCTTGTGAAGATTCTTGGATATTGTGTGGACGAAGAAGAACGAATGCTTATCTACGAGTATCAGCCGAATAAAAGCTTGGATTCTTTCATTTTCGATAAAGAACGACGTAGAGAACTTGATTGGCCTAAACGAGTGGAAATAATCAAAGGGATTGCTCGCGGAATGCTGTATCTCCATGAAGATTCAAGGCTTCGAATCATCCACCGAGATCTCAAAGCAAGCAATGTGTTGCTTGATTCTGATATGAATGCGAAAATATCGGATTTTGGATTGGCTAGAACCTTGGGAGGAGATGAAACTGAAGCAAACACGACCAGAGTGGTTGGAACATA TGGATATATGTCGCCGGAGTATCAAATCGACGGGTATTTCTCATTGAAATCTGATGTATTTAGCTTCGGAGTTTTGGTATTAGAGATAGTGTCAGGAAGAAGAAACCGCGGATTTCGTAATGAAGAACACAAGCTGAACCTTCTTGGACAC GCTTGGAGGCAATTCTTAGAAGATAAGGCATATGAGATAATCGATGAAGCTGTCAATGAGTCATGTACCGATATCTCTGAAGTGTTAAGAGTGATACACATTGGTCTGTTATGTGTACAACAAGATCCTAAAGACAGACCAAACATGTCAGTGGTGGTTTTGATGTTGAGTAGTGAAATGTTGCTTCTTGATCCGAGGCAGCCCGGGTTCTTTAACGAACGAAATCTCTTGTTTTCCGACACTGTGTCGATTAATCTCGAGATTCCTTCCAATAATTTTCAAACCATGAGTGTAATAGATCCTAGGTAA